The following proteins are co-located in the Aggregatibacter aphrophilus ATCC 33389 genome:
- a CDS encoding LysR family transcriptional regulator has translation MDKLNAISIFCKVIETQSFTQAAALQNISVAMASKLVSQLEEHLKTRLLHRTTRKIVPTEAGSIYYQRCQPVLFELEDADSSISNLSTSLQGHLTVSVPRDFGLRFITPNLAAFIKAYPNLHIDIEFNDRIIDLVSEGFDLALRIGYLQDSSLVARKVATSSMHFVASPEYLAKHGTPQTPEDLEHHDCLLYKSTGNQIYWESDKHNKTQRVKMRSKLMCNNGLTLATLCTEGLGIINSPRFFIEEELASGKLVEVLADYRQQSLDLHVIYPNRRHLAAKVTAFIDFIHQLNLCQTPPSSAV, from the coding sequence ATGGACAAACTCAATGCAATTTCAATTTTTTGTAAAGTGATCGAAACACAAAGCTTTACTCAAGCGGCTGCGTTACAAAATATCTCTGTTGCTATGGCAAGTAAGCTGGTATCACAACTTGAAGAACACCTAAAAACTAGATTATTACATCGTACTACTCGTAAAATCGTTCCTACAGAGGCCGGTAGTATCTATTACCAACGTTGCCAACCTGTTTTATTCGAATTAGAAGACGCTGATTCCAGTATCAGCAACCTTTCTACATCCTTACAAGGTCATTTAACGGTGTCCGTGCCACGGGATTTTGGTTTACGTTTTATTACTCCAAATCTTGCCGCTTTTATTAAAGCCTACCCGAATTTACACATAGATATTGAGTTTAATGACCGCATTATCGATCTAGTAAGTGAAGGATTTGATTTAGCCTTGCGTATTGGTTATTTACAAGATAGCTCTCTGGTTGCTAGAAAAGTGGCAACCTCTTCTATGCACTTTGTGGCATCTCCCGAGTATCTTGCTAAGCATGGCACTCCGCAAACACCGGAAGATTTAGAACACCATGATTGTTTATTGTATAAATCCACCGGCAACCAAATTTATTGGGAGTCTGATAAGCATAATAAAACTCAACGAGTTAAAATGCGCTCCAAATTGATGTGTAACAATGGATTAACGTTAGCTACCTTATGTACGGAAGGCTTAGGTATTATCAATTCCCCCCGCTTTTTTATAGAAGAAGAACTAGCGTCAGGCAAATTGGTTGAAGTTCTTGCAGATTATCGTCAGCAAAGTTTAGATCTCCATGTGATTTACCCGAACCGTCGCCATCTCGCGGCCAAAGTCACAGCATTTATTGATTTTATTCATCAATTGAATTTATGTCAGACGCCGCCTTCAAGTGCAGTCTAA
- the pepN gene encoding aminopeptidase N, giving the protein MYAKAKYRKDYQSPDFTVTDIHLDFQLEPEKTIVVAKSQYRRLNQNSTTLRLDGRDFQFSAIKLNGKPFTQYQQDHESLTLDLAQIDANQFELEVTTILNPAANTSLQGVYQSGEAFCTQCEAEGFRQITYMLDRPDVLARYTTKITADKAKYPLLLSNGNRINSGDLEDGRHWVEWNDPFPKPSYLFALVAGDFDVLKDKFITKSGREVALELYVNRGNLNRADWAMQSLKNAMKWDEERFDLEYDLDIYMIVAVDFFNMGAMENKGLNIFNDKYVLANPQTATDDDYLAIESVIAHEYFHNWTGNRVTCRDWFQLSLKEGLTVFRDQEFSSDTGSRAVNRINNVKFLRTVQFAEDSGPMSHPIRPEKVIEMNNFYTVTVYEKGAEVIRMLHTLLGEKGFQKGMKLYISENDGKAATCEDFVSAMERANDLDLAQFRRWYSQSGTPELTIGDRYDEKNHVYQLHISQLTPPTADQMDKVNLHIPLKIALYDEKGVAQTLYDSEGVVDNVLNITQKDQTFEFHNIYSKPVPALLCDFSAPVKLDYDYTTNQLITLLKFAENGFIRWDAAQMLLAAELRRNVTNYQQGQPLDLSAETAAALYQLLDNYQKDTELTSLILTLPKATEFAELFKTIDPDAISAVREFMADAIADSLQELLLKTYNAIRLDEYKINREDIALRKLRNVCLSYLAYTNIGNNLVNKHYTYSNNMTDTLAALTSATQAKLACQDNLLADFEQKWQHDGLVMDKWFALQATRPEENVLQNVIQLMDHPSFNFNNPNRLRALVGTFAGQNLKAFHAIDGSGYRFLTDILIKLNKSNPQVASRLIEPLIRFARYDNQRQTLMKRALERISETEDLSRDLFEKIEKALQ; this is encoded by the coding sequence ATGTACGCTAAAGCCAAATACAGAAAAGATTATCAAAGCCCCGATTTCACCGTCACCGATATTCACCTTGATTTCCAATTAGAGCCGGAAAAGACCATTGTAGTCGCCAAAAGTCAATATCGACGTCTTAACCAAAACAGCACGACATTACGTTTAGATGGACGCGATTTCCAATTTTCCGCTATTAAATTAAACGGAAAACCCTTTACTCAATATCAACAAGATCATGAAAGTTTGACGTTAGATTTAGCTCAGATCGATGCAAATCAGTTTGAATTGGAAGTAACGACAATCTTAAATCCGGCCGCGAATACGTCATTGCAAGGGGTGTATCAATCGGGAGAAGCCTTTTGTACGCAATGCGAAGCAGAAGGTTTTCGTCAAATTACCTATATGTTAGACCGCCCGGATGTATTAGCGCGTTACACCACGAAAATTACCGCCGATAAAGCCAAATATCCGCTTTTGCTTTCTAACGGCAATCGCATTAATAGTGGCGATTTGGAGGATGGACGTCATTGGGTAGAGTGGAATGATCCATTTCCAAAACCAAGCTATTTGTTTGCCTTAGTGGCGGGTGACTTTGATGTTCTGAAAGATAAATTTATTACCAAAAGCGGCCGTGAAGTCGCATTGGAATTGTATGTTAATCGTGGCAATTTAAATCGTGCCGACTGGGCGATGCAAAGTCTGAAAAATGCCATGAAATGGGACGAAGAGCGCTTTGATTTGGAATACGACCTGGACATCTACATGATTGTCGCCGTGGATTTCTTCAACATGGGCGCGATGGAAAATAAAGGGCTGAATATTTTTAACGATAAATATGTTTTAGCGAATCCACAAACAGCGACCGATGATGATTATTTGGCTATTGAAAGCGTCATTGCCCACGAATATTTCCATAACTGGACAGGCAACCGTGTAACTTGTCGTGATTGGTTCCAATTAAGTTTAAAAGAAGGATTAACGGTTTTCCGCGATCAGGAATTTTCTTCTGATACGGGTTCTCGCGCAGTAAATCGCATTAATAATGTGAAGTTCTTGCGTACCGTACAATTTGCTGAAGATTCTGGCCCAATGTCGCACCCGATTCGCCCGGAAAAAGTTATTGAAATGAATAATTTCTACACGGTTACTGTGTATGAAAAAGGCGCTGAAGTCATTCGTATGTTGCATACGTTATTAGGCGAAAAAGGCTTCCAAAAAGGTATGAAATTATACATTTCGGAAAACGATGGCAAAGCGGCCACCTGTGAAGATTTCGTTTCTGCCATGGAACGTGCTAATGATTTAGATTTAGCACAATTCCGCCGTTGGTATAGTCAATCCGGTACGCCTGAACTGACCATTGGCGATCGTTATGACGAAAAAAATCATGTCTATCAATTGCACATTTCACAATTAACACCGCCTACCGCCGATCAAATGGATAAAGTAAATTTACATATTCCGTTGAAAATCGCGTTATATGATGAAAAAGGGGTAGCACAAACCCTATACGATTCAGAAGGTGTCGTGGACAATGTGTTGAATATTACACAAAAAGACCAAACTTTTGAGTTCCATAATATTTATAGTAAACCTGTACCGGCATTGTTATGTGATTTTTCTGCACCGGTTAAATTGGATTATGATTACACCACTAACCAATTGATTACGTTGTTGAAATTTGCCGAAAATGGCTTTATTCGTTGGGATGCGGCACAAATGTTACTGGCCGCTGAATTACGCCGTAACGTAACCAACTATCAACAAGGACAACCGTTGGATTTATCGGCTGAAACCGCAGCAGCACTATATCAATTATTAGATAACTATCAAAAAGATACAGAGCTCACCAGTTTAATTCTTACATTGCCGAAAGCGACGGAGTTCGCAGAGTTATTTAAAACTATCGATCCTGATGCAATCAGTGCTGTGCGTGAATTTATGGCAGATGCCATCGCCGACAGTTTGCAAGAATTATTGTTAAAAACCTATAACGCCATTCGCTTGGATGAATATAAAATCAATCGGGAAGACATTGCCTTACGCAAGCTGCGTAATGTATGTTTAAGCTATTTGGCTTATACCAATATTGGCAATAACTTGGTGAATAAACATTACACCTATTCTAACAATATGACGGATACCCTTGCCGCCTTAACTTCTGCGACACAAGCCAAATTGGCTTGCCAGGATAATTTGTTGGCAGATTTTGAACAAAAATGGCAACATGACGGCTTGGTGATGGATAAATGGTTTGCATTACAAGCTACCCGTCCGGAAGAAAACGTATTGCAAAACGTGATTCAGCTTATGGATCACCCAAGTTTTAACTTTAATAATCCGAACCGCTTACGTGCTTTGGTGGGAACATTCGCCGGTCAGAACTTGAAAGCCTTCCATGCCATTGACGGTTCCGGCTACCGTTTCCTAACGGATATTTTGATTAAACTGAACAAGAGCAACCCACAAGTGGCCTCCCGTTTAATTGAACCGTTAATCCGTTTTGCCCGCTATGATAATCAACGTCAAACACTCATGAAACGGGCGTTAGAGCGCATTAGTGAAACGGAAGATTTATCTCGTGATTTGTTTGAGAAAATCGAGAAAGCGTTACAGTAG
- the topA gene encoding type I DNA topoisomerase: MSKSLVIVESPAKAKTINKYLGSNYVVKSSVGHIRDLPTIGSASGEKAKPISTKGLSLEEKQALKQKKEQDALVKRMGIDPYHGWKANYQILPGKEKVVAELKSLAKKADHIYLATDLDREGEAIAWHLREVIGGDNERFSRVVFNEITKNAIKQAFEHPESLNMDRVNAQQTRRFLDRVVGFMVSPLLWKKVARGLSAGRVQSVAVKLIVEREREIKAFVPQEYWEVSVLTDTAKHEQIRLDVVQFKGKKFEPKNAEQAQSAVDFLTKSDYIISDLEIKPTSSKARAPFITSTLQQTASTRLGFGVKKTMMLAQRLYEAGYITYMRTDSTNLSQDALSMVRSYIEQHYGAPYLPTKPNFYSSKENAQEAHEAIRPSDIHIGSNDLVGMEKDAERLYDLIWRQFVACQMPAAQYDSTTLTVRAGDYTLTAKGRILRFDGWTKVLPQPGKSPEDQALPDVAVNTTLNLLTVEPQQYFTKPPARFSEAALVKELEKRGIGRPSTYAAIISTIQERGYVRTENRRFYAEKMGEIVTDRLNQSFADLMNYDFTANMEDVLDQIASGTKDWKTELNQFFKDFSKQLSKAELDELEGGMRPNSLVPTDIHCPTCSRNMAIRTASTGVFLGCTGYSLPPKERCKTTINLIPEAELLNVLDDASETKALMERKRCPKCSTAMDSYIIDPHRKLHICGNNPNCDGYLIEEGKFKIKGYDGPIVECDKCGGDMHLKLGRFGKYMACTQCDNTRKILKNGEVAPPKEEPIHFPELRCEKSDAYFVLRDGAGGVFMSAHNFPKSRETRAPKVAELALYRDRLPEKLSYLAEAPQTDPEGNEAIIRFSRKEKRQYVTSEKNGKATKWIVDFVDGKWVERKK; the protein is encoded by the coding sequence ATGAGTAAATCCTTAGTTATTGTGGAGTCGCCGGCAAAAGCGAAAACCATTAATAAATATTTAGGAAGCAATTATGTGGTGAAATCCAGCGTCGGACATATTCGTGACTTGCCTACGATTGGTTCCGCGAGCGGTGAAAAAGCTAAGCCAATCTCAACGAAAGGATTAAGCTTAGAAGAAAAACAGGCGCTTAAACAAAAGAAAGAGCAAGACGCCTTAGTCAAACGTATGGGCATTGACCCTTATCATGGCTGGAAAGCCAATTATCAAATCTTACCTGGCAAAGAAAAAGTTGTTGCCGAATTAAAATCCCTTGCTAAAAAAGCTGATCATATTTATCTCGCAACTGACTTGGATAGAGAAGGAGAAGCTATCGCATGGCATTTGCGTGAAGTGATTGGCGGTGACAACGAACGCTTTAGCCGCGTGGTATTTAATGAAATCACTAAAAACGCCATTAAACAAGCCTTTGAACATCCCGAATCCTTGAATATGGATCGCGTTAACGCCCAACAAACCCGTCGTTTTTTAGATCGTGTGGTAGGGTTTATGGTGTCGCCATTGCTTTGGAAAAAAGTAGCGCGTGGCTTATCAGCAGGGCGCGTCCAGTCTGTTGCGGTGAAATTGATTGTGGAGCGTGAACGGGAAATTAAAGCCTTTGTGCCACAAGAATACTGGGAAGTCTCAGTCTTAACCGACACGGCGAAACATGAACAAATTCGTTTGGATGTTGTACAATTTAAAGGTAAAAAATTTGAGCCGAAAAACGCCGAACAAGCACAAAGTGCGGTGGATTTTTTAACTAAATCTGATTACATAATTTCCGATTTGGAAATCAAACCAACCAGTTCTAAAGCTCGTGCGCCATTTATCACTTCAACTTTACAACAAACCGCCAGCACCCGCTTGGGCTTTGGTGTGAAGAAAACCATGATGTTGGCGCAGCGTTTATATGAGGCGGGTTACATTACTTATATGCGTACCGACTCCACCAATTTGAGTCAAGACGCGTTAAGTATGGTGCGCAGTTATATTGAACAGCATTATGGCGCGCCTTATTTACCGACCAAACCGAATTTCTATTCCAGCAAAGAAAATGCGCAAGAAGCACACGAAGCGATTCGTCCATCAGATATTCATATTGGCTCGAATGATCTAGTTGGTATGGAAAAAGATGCCGAGCGTTTATATGACCTGATTTGGCGTCAATTTGTTGCCTGTCAAATGCCGGCAGCACAATATGACAGCACCACCTTAACAGTAAGGGCAGGGGATTACACCTTAACTGCGAAGGGGCGTATTTTACGCTTTGACGGTTGGACGAAAGTACTGCCACAACCAGGAAAATCACCTGAAGATCAGGCGCTTCCGGATGTAGCGGTAAATACCACGCTTAATTTATTGACGGTGGAACCGCAACAATATTTCACCAAACCGCCGGCACGTTTTTCTGAAGCCGCGTTGGTTAAAGAACTTGAAAAACGTGGTATCGGACGACCTTCTACTTATGCGGCAATTATTTCCACCATTCAAGAACGCGGTTATGTACGTACTGAAAATCGTCGTTTCTATGCAGAAAAAATGGGGGAAATTGTCACTGATCGTTTAAATCAATCTTTCGCCGATTTAATGAATTATGATTTTACCGCGAATATGGAAGACGTGTTGGATCAAATTGCATCCGGCACAAAAGACTGGAAAACAGAATTAAATCAATTCTTTAAAGATTTCTCTAAACAATTAAGCAAAGCGGAATTAGATGAATTAGAAGGCGGTATGCGCCCAAATAGCTTGGTGCCGACGGATATTCATTGCCCGACTTGTAGTCGTAATATGGCGATTAGAACCGCCAGTACAGGCGTATTTTTAGGCTGTACCGGATATTCTTTACCTCCGAAAGAACGTTGTAAAACCACCATTAACTTGATTCCTGAAGCGGAATTATTAAATGTGCTGGATGATGCTTCCGAAACCAAAGCATTAATGGAGCGTAAACGTTGTCCTAAATGCAGTACCGCAATGGATAGTTATATTATTGATCCGCATCGCAAATTACATATTTGCGGCAACAATCCGAATTGTGACGGGTATTTAATTGAAGAAGGCAAATTCAAAATTAAAGGTTACGACGGTCCGATTGTTGAGTGCGATAAATGCGGTGGCGATATGCATTTAAAACTAGGTCGTTTCGGTAAGTACATGGCTTGTACGCAATGTGACAACACCCGCAAGATTTTGAAAAACGGTGAAGTCGCTCCACCGAAAGAAGAGCCGATTCATTTCCCTGAATTGAGATGTGAAAAGTCAGACGCATATTTTGTGTTGCGCGATGGTGCGGGTGGTGTGTTTATGTCTGCGCATAATTTCCCGAAATCTCGTGAAACCCGAGCACCAAAAGTTGCTGAATTGGCCTTATATCGTGATCGTTTACCGGAAAAATTAAGCTATTTAGCCGAAGCTCCACAAACCGACCCGGAAGGCAATGAAGCAATTATTCGTTTTAGTCGCAAGGAAAAACGCCAATACGTGACTTCCGAAAAAAATGGCAAAGCGACCAAATGGATTGTGGATTTTGTAGACGGCAAATGGGTAGAACGTAAGAAGTAA
- the pyrD gene encoding quinone-dependent dihydroorotate dehydrogenase: MYSFIRKGIFSLEPETAHDLAIKTLGLAKFAPIRTLLKQLFACPQGTPKTVMGIEFKNPIGLAAGADKNGEAIDGFGAMGFGFIEVGTVTPLAQDGNAKPRQFRLVEAEGIINRNGFNNYGIDHLIENVKNARYDGVIGINIGKNKVTPLEKGKDDYLFCLNKAYNYADYITVNISSPNTPDLRQLQYGDYFDDLLQSIKARQAVLAEQYNKYVPIAVKIAPDLTEAELVQIADTLVRHKMDGVIATNTTISRDNVTHLKNAEQQGGLSGKPLQHKSTEIIKRLYLELKGQIPIIGSGGIDGIQNAQEKIQAGAELLQVYSGLIYHGPRLVKELVQGIK; encoded by the coding sequence ATGTATTCTTTCATTCGTAAAGGGATTTTTTCCCTTGAACCCGAAACCGCTCATGATTTGGCTATTAAAACCCTTGGGCTGGCCAAATTCGCACCGATACGCACATTGTTAAAACAATTATTCGCTTGCCCACAAGGCACACCTAAAACAGTAATGGGCATTGAATTTAAAAATCCTATCGGGTTAGCAGCCGGCGCAGACAAAAACGGAGAGGCTATCGACGGTTTCGGCGCTATGGGATTTGGCTTTATTGAAGTAGGAACAGTGACACCACTAGCACAAGATGGCAACGCCAAACCACGCCAGTTCCGTTTGGTTGAAGCTGAAGGCATCATTAATCGCAACGGTTTTAATAATTATGGCATTGATCATCTCATTGAAAATGTCAAAAATGCCCGCTATGACGGCGTGATTGGAATTAATATCGGTAAAAATAAAGTCACCCCATTAGAAAAAGGTAAGGATGATTATCTTTTCTGTCTTAATAAAGCCTATAACTATGCAGACTATATTACCGTCAATATCTCTTCGCCAAATACGCCTGACTTACGCCAATTACAATACGGCGATTATTTTGACGATTTATTGCAAAGCATCAAAGCCCGTCAAGCCGTATTGGCCGAACAATATAATAAGTATGTGCCGATTGCAGTGAAAATCGCACCGGATTTAACGGAAGCTGAGTTGGTGCAAATTGCCGATACTTTAGTTCGTCACAAAATGGATGGTGTCATTGCCACTAATACAACGATTTCTCGCGACAACGTCACACATTTAAAAAATGCCGAACAGCAGGGCGGATTAAGCGGAAAACCGTTACAACATAAAAGTACGGAAATCATTAAACGATTATACCTAGAACTAAAAGGACAAATCCCAATCATTGGTAGCGGCGGTATTGACGGCATACAAAATGCACAAGAAAAAATCCAAGCCGGCGCAGAGCTTTTACAAGTGTATTCGGGCTTAATTTATCATGGGCCGAGATTAGTTAAAGAATTGGTTCAAGGAATTAAATAA
- a CDS encoding Type 1 glutamine amidotransferase-like domain-containing protein — protein MKTLFLTSYFAGVENLFRNFIQEQTLAKQVLFIPTAGNVEHYVDYIDEAKYLFQTLGFSVDILDIANTSEVVVKEKIKQTPCLYISGGNTFYLLQELKKKNLLELINLRISEGMVYIGESAGAMITAGDIKYSQIMDDKMVASELTDYSSFNLVNFAIVPHYGEFPFEESAMETIRAYQSTYNLFPINNHQAVIVKENNHEIRTESQVNT, from the coding sequence ATGAAAACCTTATTTTTAACTTCTTATTTTGCAGGTGTGGAAAATCTGTTTAGAAATTTTATACAAGAACAAACATTAGCCAAGCAGGTATTATTTATCCCAACTGCCGGCAATGTAGAGCATTATGTAGACTATATTGATGAAGCGAAATATTTATTTCAGACATTAGGATTCTCCGTAGATATTTTAGATATTGCCAATACGTCTGAAGTGGTTGTCAAGGAAAAAATAAAACAAACGCCATGTCTCTATATTTCAGGTGGTAATACGTTTTATCTGTTACAAGAGTTAAAGAAAAAGAATTTACTTGAGCTAATTAACTTACGAATTTCAGAAGGAATGGTGTATATCGGTGAATCTGCAGGAGCAATGATTACTGCTGGTGATATTAAATACAGTCAAATTATGGATGATAAGATGGTTGCTTCAGAATTGACTGATTATTCTTCATTCAATCTCGTTAATTTTGCCATTGTGCCACATTATGGTGAATTTCCTTTTGAAGAAAGTGCAATGGAAACCATTCGTGCTTATCAATCCACATACAATTTATTTCCAATCAATAATCATCAAGCGGTTATTGTTAAAGAAAATAATCATGAAATTAGAACAGAATCGCAGGTTAACACATGA
- the uspE gene encoding universal stress protein UspE — translation MKFNNILVVLNPENDKQYALARAVRLAKEQKNSNPVKITLFLAIYDLSYEMSALLSPEERAEMHRNVIEQRKLAIQPYIEKYASDGINFSSTVVWHSNEAEAITTEVETHNYDLVVKYTNAEESLKSLIVTPVDWQILRKCPTPILVVKDGDWKHQRRILVAVNVSDDENEAHSTFNDELVSLSMDLADSLDRGNIHLVTAYPPTPINMAIDLPEFSSGEYSSGLRGQYLLNMKALRQKYGIDGDHTHVLEGFPEDVIPQVAEKLEAELVILGTIGRTGLSAAFLGNTAEHVISKLNCNLLAIKPSKKDD, via the coding sequence TGAAATTCAATAATATACTGGTTGTTTTAAATCCAGAAAATGATAAACAATATGCTCTAGCCAGAGCTGTTCGATTAGCGAAAGAGCAAAAAAATTCAAATCCCGTCAAAATTACCCTATTCCTCGCTATTTATGACTTATCTTATGAAATGTCAGCATTGCTTTCCCCAGAAGAACGTGCGGAAATGCACCGTAATGTAATTGAACAGCGCAAGTTAGCCATCCAGCCTTATATTGAAAAATACGCCTCTGATGGCATTAATTTCTCATCTACTGTAGTTTGGCACAGCAATGAAGCAGAAGCCATTACTACCGAAGTAGAAACCCATAATTACGATTTAGTGGTTAAGTACACTAATGCGGAAGAAAGTTTGAAATCCTTAATTGTTACCCCTGTGGATTGGCAAATTTTACGCAAATGCCCTACTCCAATTTTGGTGGTTAAAGATGGCGATTGGAAACATCAACGTCGTATTTTAGTTGCCGTGAATGTTTCCGATGATGAAAATGAGGCCCACAGCACATTTAATGACGAATTGGTTTCATTAAGTATGGATTTAGCCGATTCTTTAGATCGTGGCAATATTCATCTTGTCACAGCTTATCCACCAACACCGATTAATATGGCCATTGACTTACCGGAATTTAGTTCCGGCGAATATAGTAGCGGATTACGTGGACAGTATTTGTTGAATATGAAAGCGTTACGTCAAAAATATGGTATTGATGGTGATCATACACACGTTTTGGAAGGCTTCCCGGAAGATGTCATTCCTCAAGTGGCTGAAAAATTAGAAGCGGAATTGGTTATTCTTGGTACTATAGGTCGAACAGGTCTGTCAGCCGCCTTTTTAGGCAACACGGCAGAACATGTGATTAGCAAATTAAACTGCAATCTATTAGCGATTAAACCGTCGAAAAAAGACGATTAA
- a CDS encoding PHP domain-containing protein: MTKYDLHCHSTASDGVLSPTEVVLRAYEKGVNVLALTDHDTVAGVSEARKQADLLGIQLINGVELSTLWENRSIHIVGLGFDISHEKMTALLAEQARLRDIRAQEIGAKLAKAGVVNAYLEAKQLAGDGEVTRAHYARHLVQIGKVSSDNQAFKRYLGQGKSAYVKPQWIDIPNAIEIIHAAGGIAVLAHPLRYTMTTKWVRKLTESFKAWGGDAMEISSCGQSRDQFQLLVKIAEDNQLAGSVGSDFHFPSTWLELGKLAPLPPHIPFVLDLKK, encoded by the coding sequence ATGACAAAATACGATTTACATTGCCACAGCACGGCTTCTGACGGTGTGTTATCACCAACGGAGGTAGTGCTACGCGCTTATGAAAAAGGCGTAAATGTGTTGGCGTTAACGGATCATGATACGGTAGCAGGTGTGTCTGAAGCGCGTAAACAAGCTGATTTGTTAGGCATTCAGCTTATTAATGGTGTGGAGTTATCTACCCTTTGGGAAAATCGTTCCATTCATATTGTGGGATTGGGTTTTGATATTTCACATGAAAAAATGACCGCACTTTTGGCAGAACAAGCGCGTTTGCGGGATATTCGTGCGCAGGAAATAGGGGCTAAATTAGCGAAGGCTGGTGTGGTAAATGCCTATTTGGAAGCTAAACAATTAGCCGGTGATGGCGAAGTGACACGTGCCCATTATGCCCGCCATTTGGTTCAAATTGGTAAAGTATCTAGTGATAATCAAGCCTTTAAGCGTTATTTGGGACAAGGCAAATCTGCATACGTCAAACCGCAGTGGATTGATATTCCAAATGCTATCGAGATTATTCATGCGGCAGGCGGCATTGCCGTGTTGGCTCATCCCTTGCGTTATACCATGACTACTAAGTGGGTACGTAAGTTAACAGAGAGTTTTAAAGCGTGGGGTGGTGATGCCATGGAAATTTCAAGTTGTGGACAAAGCAGAGATCAGTTCCAATTATTAGTGAAAATTGCTGAAGACAATCAATTGGCCGGCTCCGTAGGGTCAGACTTTCATTTTCCATCTACTTGGTTGGAATTGGGTAAATTAGCACCATTACCACCCCATATCCCGTTTGTGTTAGATCTAAAAAAATAA
- a CDS encoding DUF4198 domain-containing protein, whose product MKKSLLITLLGLAGLAQAHEVWVVAPAHIEAKDVLKAELAYGHHFPYAEKIADDRLHFFAPLEVTDKNVMVTALKQQGENYQYTAEKPLAEGSYWVSATYKPTFWSQNTKGWKQENMQKMTDATYCEQTQMFGKSLVTVGDKVDPTVFKEKLGQELEIVPLKNPVELKEGEIFPLQIFYKGKPLAGETVIATADTVVVKDIESAEEHREVQGFSSKTDKDGKVNFLPLIEGLWKVKVVHKTAFSDPKVCQHSASYATLVLPVGEKRAQYTPHEHHHHH is encoded by the coding sequence ATGAAAAAATCATTGCTTATTACATTATTAGGATTAGCCGGTTTAGCACAAGCACATGAAGTTTGGGTTGTTGCTCCGGCACATATTGAGGCGAAAGACGTACTTAAAGCCGAGTTAGCATATGGCCATCATTTCCCTTATGCAGAGAAAATTGCGGATGATCGGTTACATTTTTTTGCTCCGCTTGAAGTAACTGATAAAAATGTTATGGTAACCGCACTGAAACAACAAGGTGAAAATTATCAATACACCGCAGAAAAACCTCTGGCAGAAGGTTCATATTGGGTAAGTGCCACTTATAAACCGACTTTTTGGTCACAAAATACAAAAGGTTGGAAACAAGAAAATATGCAAAAAATGACTGATGCGACTTATTGCGAACAAACTCAAATGTTCGGCAAAAGCTTAGTTACAGTAGGTGACAAAGTTGACCCAACTGTGTTTAAAGAAAAACTAGGGCAAGAATTAGAAATTGTGCCATTAAAAAACCCAGTTGAATTGAAGGAAGGTGAAATTTTCCCATTGCAAATTTTCTATAAAGGTAAACCGTTAGCCGGTGAAACCGTCATTGCGACAGCAGATACCGTCGTTGTTAAAGATATTGAATCTGCTGAAGAACATCGTGAAGTTCAAGGATTTTCTAGTAAGACCGATAAAGACGGCAAAGTGAATTTCTTACCGTTAATTGAGGGGTTATGGAAAGTAAAAGTCGTACACAAAACTGCCTTTAGCGATCCAAAAGTGTGCCAACATTCAGCCAGCTATGCCACATTGGTTTTACCTGTGGGAGAAAAACGCGCGCAATATACGCCACATGAACATCACCACCATCATTAA